One Mycolicibacter sp. MU0083 DNA window includes the following coding sequences:
- a CDS encoding peptidoglycan endopeptidase, which translates to MFGLEALMALIHQVSGTPYIPGGNTAAGTDCSGLASWVSNVASGRPAFSGRFHTANEEQALLARGFRYGTAPNAVVVGWNSYHTAVTLPDGTPVSSGERGGVRIGGGGAYQPQFTHHMYLPIDEAPVEEAPVVEFAAMVEPAPEPAPEPMIEPMAVEFAPPADAPPMEAPAPEAPVEAPVEAPVDGPIDAPPAEAAPLDAPPADQAPGEPGPAPADREAPAPA; encoded by the coding sequence ATGTTTGGTCTCGAAGCACTGATGGCGCTCATCCACCAGGTTTCCGGCACCCCGTACATCCCCGGTGGGAACACCGCCGCGGGCACGGACTGCTCGGGTCTGGCCTCCTGGGTGTCCAACGTCGCCAGCGGCCGGCCGGCCTTCAGCGGCCGTTTCCACACCGCCAACGAAGAGCAGGCTCTGCTGGCCCGCGGCTTCCGCTACGGCACCGCCCCCAACGCGGTCGTGGTGGGCTGGAACAGCTATCACACCGCGGTGACGCTGCCCGACGGCACGCCGGTCTCCAGCGGTGAACGCGGCGGCGTCCGGATCGGTGGCGGGGGCGCCTACCAGCCGCAGTTCACCCATCACATGTACCTGCCGATCGACGAGGCTCCGGTCGAGGAAGCTCCGGTGGTGGAGTTCGCCGCCATGGTGGAGCCGGCACCCGAGCCCGCGCCCGAACCGATGATCGAGCCGATGGCCGTCGAGTTCGCCCCGCCGGCCGATGCCCCGCCGATGGAGGCTCCCGCCCCCGAGGCGCCCGTCGAGGCCCCCGTCGAAGCACCGGTGGACGGCCCGATCGACGCACCCCCCGCCGAGGCCGCTCCGCTGGATGCCCCGCCCGCCGACCAGGCCCCCGGCGAGCCCGGTCCGGCCCCGGCCGACCGCGAGGCACCCGCCCCCGCGTAA
- a CDS encoding TetR/AcrR family transcriptional regulator, whose translation MDAAVDLFGRHSVAGTSLQMISDALGLTKSAIYHHFRTRDELLGAILEPLVAQLAELLQAVDDVRGARARADRMLVGYVSLAVANRRLIPILRGDPGVVAYLRTRPEWDAMVRRQLEILAGAEPGVTGQVRAALVMAGISSTVGLPFNGLDDDGLRDELLSTCRRTLGLRAPRG comes from the coding sequence ATGGATGCCGCCGTGGATCTCTTTGGCCGCCACAGCGTCGCCGGAACCTCGTTGCAGATGATCTCCGATGCGCTGGGCCTGACGAAATCCGCTATCTACCACCACTTCCGCACCCGCGACGAACTTCTCGGAGCCATTCTGGAGCCGCTCGTCGCCCAGCTCGCCGAATTGCTGCAGGCGGTCGACGACGTGCGGGGGGCGCGGGCGCGGGCGGACCGGATGCTGGTCGGCTACGTCTCTCTGGCCGTGGCCAATCGCCGGCTCATCCCGATCCTGCGCGGCGATCCCGGCGTCGTCGCCTACCTGCGCACCCGGCCCGAATGGGACGCCATGGTGCGTCGGCAGTTGGAGATCCTGGCCGGGGCGGAACCCGGGGTGACCGGCCAGGTACGGGCCGCCCTCGTGATGGCGGGAATCAGTTCGACGGTCGGACTGCCCTTCAACGGGCTCGACGACGACGGGCTTCGCGACGAACTGCTGTCCACCTGCCGGCGGACGCTGGGATTGCGCGCCCCGCGGGGATGA
- a CDS encoding TetR/AcrR family transcriptional regulator, whose protein sequence is MADNEATPTRRRRADGDISRRRILDAAGEIAAERGYEGTSISAVSAKCGLPASSIYWHFKDKDDLLAAVIERSFATWLTGWELPADGSARERLEVVAAQTAKALLDSPDFIRLGLMLALERRPVEPRARAKFLTVRAQAHDALVAGLGELTPGLTDAQVRQVATYALAGADGLFITKEIGGDSVDLVAMFELHARAVYATAQAMLRETAG, encoded by the coding sequence ATGGCCGACAACGAAGCAACCCCGACCCGGCGCCGGCGCGCCGATGGTGACATCTCCCGGCGACGGATCCTGGACGCAGCCGGCGAGATCGCCGCCGAGCGTGGTTACGAGGGCACCAGCATCAGTGCCGTCAGCGCCAAATGCGGACTGCCGGCCAGTTCGATCTATTGGCACTTCAAGGACAAAGACGATCTGCTGGCCGCAGTCATCGAGCGAAGTTTCGCGACGTGGCTCACCGGGTGGGAGCTGCCCGCCGACGGTTCGGCGCGCGAACGCCTGGAGGTCGTGGCCGCCCAGACCGCGAAGGCGCTGCTGGATTCGCCGGACTTCATCCGGCTCGGCCTGATGTTGGCTCTGGAGCGGCGTCCCGTCGAGCCACGTGCCCGCGCCAAATTCCTGACCGTTCGCGCCCAGGCGCACGATGCCCTGGTCGCCGGCCTCGGCGAACTGACCCCTGGCCTGACCGACGCCCAGGTTCGGCAGGTTGCCACGTATGCCTTGGCGGGCGCGGACGGATTGTTCATCACCAAGGAGATCGGCGGCGACTCGGTCGATCTGGTGGCGATGTTCGAACTGCACGCCCGCGCGGTCTATGCCACCGCCCAGGCCATGCTGCGGGAGACGGCCGGCTGA
- a CDS encoding glycoside hydrolase, protein MDGRKIARFCGRSLAIVTSLAVSAALIYAQHTDDAAPQPTETATAAPPPPSLPHAQPFEGMRIANPAEAAALAANVPMPTEGQQFAFPLPPGPAPENGLQVKTIWAARTLSVLFQEIKTIYGYRQDPLKWHPNGLAIDVMIPDYHSESGIALGDQIAGYALANAKRWGVNHVIWRQKIYPGVGGGDWTSDLGNETANHYDHVHIATDGGGYPTGQETYFVTSMTPAPPD, encoded by the coding sequence GTGGACGGACGAAAGATCGCGCGCTTCTGCGGTCGCAGTCTGGCCATTGTGACCTCGCTGGCGGTCTCGGCGGCGCTGATCTATGCGCAGCACACCGACGACGCGGCACCCCAGCCCACGGAGACCGCCACCGCCGCGCCGCCGCCGCCGTCGCTGCCGCATGCGCAACCCTTCGAAGGGATGCGCATCGCCAATCCCGCCGAGGCCGCAGCGCTGGCCGCCAATGTGCCGATGCCCACCGAGGGCCAGCAGTTCGCCTTCCCCCTTCCGCCCGGACCGGCGCCGGAGAACGGCCTGCAGGTCAAGACCATCTGGGCCGCCCGCACCCTGAGCGTGCTGTTCCAAGAGATCAAGACCATTTACGGCTACCGGCAGGACCCGCTGAAATGGCATCCCAACGGGCTGGCCATCGACGTGATGATCCCCGACTATCACAGCGAGTCCGGGATCGCGCTCGGCGACCAGATCGCCGGTTACGCCCTGGCGAACGCCAAGCGCTGGGGGGTCAACCACGTCATCTGGCGCCAGAAGATCTACCCGGGTGTCGGCGGCGGCGATTGGACGTCGGACCTGGGCAACGAAACCGCCAACCACTACGACCACGTCCACATCGCCACCGACGGCGGCGGTTATCCCACCGGGCAGGAGACCTACTTCGTCACCTCGATGACCCCGGCCCCACCGGATTGA
- a CDS encoding amidohydrolase family protein produces MSRIDTHHHCLPPLYRAALQRAGITDAGGRELPQWSAEASLETMIALDIDTAILSVSTPGTTFLPEPADATALARDINDYSAALVAEHPARFGFFATVPLPHVDAAVDEAIRALDVLGADGVVLLANSSGTYLGRPGQDDLFAALDARAAVVFIHPAHLPGRGVDGIPAFAADFLLDTTRAAYLLVRNGIKRRYPNIKFMLSHGGGFVPYAAHRMAVSLLGDTGASPADSLDDFADFYFDTALSSSPAALPSLLAFAKPGHVTFGSDWPFAPLAASQLFAADLENYPLDPGTRTAIERTNALALFPRLGPGPQLPNSVPLPARIRRNAGRVVMRTVARMMATR; encoded by the coding sequence ATGAGTCGCATCGACACCCACCACCACTGCCTGCCGCCGTTGTACCGGGCGGCACTGCAGCGAGCCGGGATCACAGACGCCGGCGGGCGGGAATTGCCGCAGTGGAGTGCCGAGGCATCACTAGAGACGATGATCGCACTCGACATCGATACCGCCATCTTGTCGGTGTCGACGCCGGGCACCACATTTCTGCCCGAGCCCGCCGATGCCACGGCCCTGGCCCGTGACATCAACGATTACTCCGCGGCACTGGTCGCCGAGCACCCCGCCCGGTTCGGCTTCTTCGCCACCGTGCCACTGCCCCATGTCGATGCCGCGGTCGACGAAGCCATCCGGGCCCTCGATGTCCTCGGCGCCGACGGGGTGGTACTGCTGGCCAACAGTTCGGGGACCTACCTCGGCCGGCCGGGACAGGACGACCTGTTCGCCGCACTCGACGCTCGCGCGGCTGTGGTGTTCATCCACCCTGCTCATCTGCCCGGACGCGGGGTCGACGGGATTCCCGCGTTTGCCGCGGATTTTCTACTCGACACCACCCGCGCCGCATACCTGTTGGTACGCAACGGAATCAAACGCCGCTATCCGAACATCAAATTCATGCTCAGCCATGGCGGCGGATTTGTGCCCTACGCGGCCCACCGGATGGCGGTATCCCTGCTAGGCGATACCGGTGCCAGCCCCGCCGACAGCCTCGATGACTTCGCGGACTTCTACTTCGACACCGCACTGTCCTCCAGCCCCGCCGCCCTGCCCAGTCTGTTGGCTTTCGCCAAGCCGGGCCACGTCACGTTCGGTTCGGATTGGCCGTTCGCCCCGTTGGCCGCCTCACAATTGTTCGCGGCCGACCTGGAGAACTATCCGCTGGATCCCGGCACGCGCACTGCCATCGAGCGCACCAATGCGTTGGCGCTGTTTCCCCGGTTGGGGCCTGGCCCCCAGCTACCCAACTCCGTACCGTTACCCGCTCGAATACGGCGCAATGCCGGCCGGGTAGTCATGCGCACGGTGGCACGGATGATGGCTACCCGCTGA
- a CDS encoding class I SAM-dependent methyltransferase, whose protein sequence is MSDQDRSRWDAKYAGRALPAPEAIGPAAVFAPFAQDFPTGGQALDIACGPGTAAVWLAGRGLQVTGYDVSPVAIEQARALAMRSGSAATCRFEVVDLDEGLPAGPPADVVYCARFRDPRLDTPMVERLAPGGLLAVTALSEVGGAAGRFRAAPGELRVAFADLEVIADGEADGLAWLLARRRTAERPAG, encoded by the coding sequence ATGAGTGACCAGGACCGCAGCCGTTGGGATGCCAAATACGCGGGCCGAGCCCTGCCCGCGCCGGAGGCGATCGGCCCGGCGGCGGTGTTCGCGCCGTTCGCGCAGGATTTCCCGACCGGCGGGCAGGCGCTCGACATCGCCTGCGGTCCCGGTACCGCCGCGGTCTGGTTGGCCGGGCGCGGTCTGCAGGTCACCGGATACGACGTCTCGCCGGTCGCCATCGAGCAGGCGCGCGCCTTGGCAATGCGCAGCGGCAGTGCGGCGACATGCCGGTTCGAAGTCGTGGACCTCGACGAGGGTCTCCCGGCGGGGCCGCCCGCCGACGTCGTCTACTGCGCCCGGTTCCGGGACCCCCGACTGGATACGCCGATGGTGGAACGCCTGGCGCCCGGGGGGCTGCTGGCGGTCACCGCGCTGAGCGAGGTCGGCGGGGCCGCGGGGCGGTTCCGGGCCGCACCCGGTGAACTGCGCGTGGCGTTCGCCGACCTCGAGGTGATCGCCGACGGCGAAGCCGACGGATTGGCCTGGTTGCTGGCGCGCCGCCGGACGGCGGAGCGGCCGGCGGGCTAG
- a CDS encoding diacylglycerol-binding protein — MDDTAVVKLRLPIALLLFVLGGAAGLIGDHSHVVTGTTEYLPRSQALPFIWSSPIYFPILVGSATVFLAELRLHLPSPRTRVTLRQGVAGVAAVLGSYVVTAMLHTAPIVPIMTLICAFAAITFCALGDRPAILCGTLIALVGPAVEIGIAAAGQFRYAPGSDGLFGVAPWLVPLYFAFGVIAALFGEIASAATDSRR, encoded by the coding sequence ATGGACGATACTGCGGTGGTGAAACTGCGCCTCCCGATCGCATTGTTGCTGTTCGTTCTCGGCGGAGCGGCCGGTCTGATCGGTGACCACTCCCACGTGGTCACCGGAACCACCGAATACCTGCCGCGCTCGCAGGCGCTGCCCTTCATCTGGAGCAGCCCGATCTATTTCCCGATCCTGGTCGGGTCGGCCACGGTGTTCCTGGCCGAGTTGCGGCTGCATCTGCCGTCCCCCCGGACCCGGGTCACCCTGCGCCAAGGCGTGGCCGGGGTGGCCGCGGTGCTGGGCAGCTACGTGGTCACCGCAATGCTGCACACCGCGCCGATCGTTCCCATCATGACGCTGATCTGCGCGTTCGCCGCAATCACCTTCTGCGCCTTGGGAGATCGACCGGCGATCCTGTGCGGGACGCTGATCGCATTGGTCGGGCCGGCGGTCGAGATCGGGATCGCCGCGGCGGGCCAGTTCCGCTATGCCCCCGGTTCGGATGGACTGTTCGGGGTTGCGCCGTGGCTGGTCCCGCTGTATTTCGCGTTCGGCGTCATCGCGGCACTGTTCGGTGAGATCGCTTCCGCAGCAACGGATTCACGTCGGTAG
- a CDS encoding bifunctional 3-(3-hydroxy-phenyl)propionate/3-hydroxycinnamic acid hydroxylase, giving the protein MSEKTYDVAIIGYGPTGATAANLLGQLGLDVLVVERDSDIYQRARAISTDEEVLRIWQAVGLADRLQRDMLPDRPVAFVDAHGVPFIETTITSRGSGHPPQQFLYQPAVDRVLRAGVARFPNVEVLLEHEAVQTVNGAEHVTLVLASADGSRTVRARYVIAADGGSSPTRGRLGVGYSGTTYAERWVVIDTKVHREWDAHDRLRFHCNPSRPTVDCPTPLGHHRWEFPARADEDTATLVSHDSVWKVLSEQGITEDHVDVLRAVVYSHHVRVADRWRVGRIFLAGDAAHAMPPWIGQGMSAGVRDVANLCWKIAAVLRGQISEPLLDSYEAERKPHVIEVTRRAVFVGRVITERRPMIAALRNHSLRALTKLPGVLAGGQKLYWIPDARYREGFFVRTGRRSYRNRQSAAGWQIPQPRVVDRITGATVRLDQILAGRWILLHLGDPPVGAAAWSTIGVPILQIGGEIGDHDGTLTAWLRGKNAAALVIRPDGFVYAAAASGRPLPPPPCQVTDPIRMLTRDGVRT; this is encoded by the coding sequence GTGAGCGAGAAAACCTACGACGTCGCGATCATCGGCTACGGCCCCACCGGCGCCACCGCTGCCAATCTGCTCGGCCAGCTGGGCTTGGACGTCCTGGTCGTGGAACGCGACAGCGACATCTACCAGCGTGCGCGAGCGATCTCCACCGACGAAGAGGTACTACGGATCTGGCAGGCGGTGGGATTGGCCGACCGGTTACAGCGCGACATGCTGCCGGATCGACCCGTCGCCTTCGTCGACGCCCACGGGGTGCCGTTCATCGAGACCACCATCACCTCGCGCGGTAGCGGGCATCCACCGCAGCAGTTCCTCTACCAGCCGGCCGTCGACCGGGTGCTGCGTGCCGGTGTTGCACGGTTCCCGAACGTCGAGGTGCTGCTCGAGCACGAGGCCGTGCAGACCGTGAACGGCGCCGAGCACGTCACGCTGGTACTGGCCTCCGCGGATGGCTCCCGCACGGTGCGTGCCCGCTACGTTATCGCCGCCGACGGCGGATCGTCTCCCACCCGCGGACGGCTCGGCGTCGGTTACTCCGGGACCACCTATGCCGAACGCTGGGTCGTGATCGACACCAAGGTTCACCGGGAATGGGATGCCCACGACCGCTTGCGGTTTCATTGCAATCCGTCCCGTCCCACCGTCGACTGTCCGACCCCGCTCGGACACCACCGGTGGGAATTTCCGGCCCGTGCCGACGAAGACACCGCGACCCTGGTCAGCCATGACTCGGTCTGGAAGGTGCTGAGCGAGCAGGGCATCACCGAGGACCACGTCGACGTGCTACGCGCCGTGGTCTACAGCCATCACGTTCGGGTCGCCGACCGCTGGCGCGTCGGGCGGATCTTCCTTGCCGGTGACGCCGCCCATGCGATGCCGCCCTGGATAGGGCAGGGCATGTCCGCCGGGGTCCGCGACGTGGCCAACCTGTGCTGGAAGATCGCGGCGGTCTTGCGTGGACAGATCTCCGAGCCGCTGTTGGATTCCTATGAGGCCGAACGCAAACCACACGTCATCGAGGTCACCCGCCGAGCGGTGTTCGTCGGACGCGTCATCACCGAACGGCGCCCGATGATCGCGGCGCTGCGCAACCACTCCCTTCGTGCCCTGACCAAGCTGCCCGGCGTCCTGGCCGGCGGCCAGAAGCTCTACTGGATTCCCGACGCCCGCTACCGGGAGGGGTTCTTCGTCCGCACCGGCCGCCGGTCATACCGAAACCGGCAGAGCGCCGCGGGCTGGCAGATTCCCCAGCCCCGAGTGGTCGACCGAATCACCGGGGCCACCGTGCGCCTGGATCAGATCCTGGCGGGACGGTGGATCCTGCTGCACCTCGGCGATCCTCCCGTCGGTGCAGCCGCCTGGTCGACGATCGGCGTTCCGATCTTGCAGATCGGCGGCGAGATCGGCGACCACGACGGCACCCTGACCGCATGGTTGCGCGGCAAAAACGCTGCTGCCCTGGTGATCCGACCGGATGGATTCGTCTATGCCGCGGCCGCGTCGGGACGTCCCCTTCCCCCACCGCCTTGCCAGGTCACCGATCCCATCCGCATGCTCACCCGAGACGGAGTCCGCACATGA
- a CDS encoding SDR family NAD(P)-dependent oxidoreductase yields MSAQFGNIDHTPFDLSGKVVVVVGGGQMPGPQIGNGRASAIMAARHGAEVVVVDKNEAAARETVDMIAAEGGTSYPVIADVSDKEDCRRIFDVTMQRSGRVDGMVYSVAINPPFDAETDTMTTADFDHGINVNMLGGYYCNLFAAQCMERNDGDTTGSIVNISSIASVKNEIGLNIRIMPYALGKCGLNYITELTAAQFAASGVRANTLMLGPIDSNLANHDCQTLFEQTPAEAEQAHRDVVKLKMGRASAWETAYAVLYLLADESRFMTGQQIRLDGGAALLR; encoded by the coding sequence ATGTCAGCGCAATTCGGCAACATCGATCACACTCCCTTCGACCTGTCGGGCAAGGTTGTCGTCGTTGTCGGCGGCGGCCAGATGCCGGGTCCCCAGATCGGCAACGGGCGCGCCAGCGCCATCATGGCGGCCCGCCACGGTGCCGAGGTGGTGGTGGTCGACAAGAACGAGGCCGCCGCCCGCGAGACCGTCGACATGATCGCCGCCGAAGGCGGTACGAGCTACCCGGTGATCGCCGACGTCTCCGACAAGGAGGACTGCCGCCGGATCTTCGACGTGACGATGCAGCGCAGCGGCCGCGTCGACGGAATGGTCTACAGCGTCGCGATCAATCCGCCGTTCGACGCCGAAACCGACACCATGACCACCGCCGACTTCGATCACGGCATCAACGTGAACATGCTCGGGGGCTACTACTGCAATCTGTTTGCGGCGCAATGCATGGAACGCAACGACGGCGACACCACGGGCAGCATCGTCAACATCTCGTCGATCGCCAGTGTGAAGAACGAGATCGGCCTGAACATCCGCATCATGCCCTACGCGCTGGGCAAATGCGGACTGAACTACATCACCGAACTGACCGCCGCACAGTTCGCCGCGTCGGGAGTCCGGGCCAACACCTTGATGCTCGGCCCCATCGACTCGAACCTGGCCAACCATGACTGCCAGACCCTGTTCGAGCAGACCCCCGCCGAAGCGGAGCAGGCCCACCGGGACGTGGTGAAACTGAAGATGGGTCGGGCCAGCGCATGGGAGACGGCCTATGCGGTGCTCTACCTGCTGGCCGACGAGTCGCGGTTCATGACCGGCCAGCAGATCCGACTCGACGGCGGGGCCGCACTGCTCCGCTGA
- a CDS encoding DUF732 domain-containing protein: MSWAARFTAPLAVVGMAAGGVLLDAAPAHADDAGFMNYLNTHGYTARYAGDEPIAEPSVRALGHMICENLRVGWSVEIQQPNYPAWPQFGLIADAARHELCPGV; encoded by the coding sequence ATGAGTTGGGCTGCCCGGTTCACCGCGCCTCTTGCCGTCGTCGGCATGGCGGCGGGAGGAGTCTTGCTGGACGCGGCCCCGGCGCATGCCGACGACGCCGGGTTCATGAACTATCTGAACACGCACGGCTACACCGCACGTTATGCCGGCGACGAACCCATCGCCGAGCCCAGCGTGCGCGCACTGGGCCACATGATCTGCGAGAACCTGCGGGTGGGCTGGTCGGTGGAGATTCAGCAGCCCAACTATCCGGCGTGGCCGCAGTTCGGCTTGATCGCCGACGCCGCCCGCCACGAACTGTGCCCGGGCGTGTGA
- a CDS encoding alpha/beta fold hydrolase — protein sequence MTATALTEHTVTVDGRPLFYAEAGHGPAVVLLHGGGPGASGVSNYSRNIDALAAHFRVVVPDMPGYGRSTKTLDQRDPFGALARAVCGLLDSVGVDAAHLVGNSYGGAAALRLALDDPDRVNKLVLMGPGGIGTTRGLPTAGLNSLLGYYRGDGPSRAKLESFIRTYLVYDGSSVPDELIDLRYNASVDPEVVAEPPLRRPSGPTALRTLWRMDLTRDPRLKRCTVPTLVLWGRDDKVNRPSGGPLLLNTMPNAELVMTSHTGHWMQWERAELFNRLVVDFLRPDSTLTHREP from the coding sequence ATGACCGCGACCGCACTGACCGAACACACCGTCACCGTCGACGGGCGCCCGCTGTTCTACGCCGAAGCCGGCCACGGGCCGGCGGTCGTGCTGCTGCACGGCGGGGGGCCGGGCGCATCCGGGGTATCGAACTACTCCCGCAACATCGATGCGCTCGCAGCCCATTTCCGGGTGGTCGTCCCCGATATGCCCGGTTACGGCCGGTCCACCAAGACACTCGACCAGCGCGACCCTTTCGGTGCTCTCGCACGCGCTGTCTGCGGGCTGTTGGACTCTGTCGGGGTGGACGCCGCGCACCTGGTCGGCAATTCCTACGGTGGTGCGGCCGCCCTGCGTCTGGCTCTCGACGATCCCGACCGGGTAAACAAGCTGGTGCTGATGGGGCCCGGCGGTATCGGTACCACCCGCGGCCTGCCGACCGCCGGACTCAACAGCCTGCTCGGTTACTACCGCGGTGATGGACCCAGCCGGGCCAAACTGGAATCCTTCATCCGCACCTATCTGGTCTACGACGGTTCCTCGGTCCCCGATGAACTGATCGACCTGCGCTACAACGCTTCCGTCGACCCCGAGGTGGTCGCCGAGCCGCCGTTGCGTCGCCCGTCGGGCCCCACCGCGCTGCGCACGCTGTGGCGGATGGATCTCACCCGGGATCCGCGGCTGAAACGCTGCACCGTTCCGACCTTGGTGCTGTGGGGCCGCGACGACAAGGTCAACCGGCCCTCCGGTGGACCGCTGCTGCTCAACACGATGCCGAACGCGGAACTGGTGATGACCTCGCACACCGGACACTGGATGCAATGGGAACGCGCGGAGCTGTTCAATCGGCTGGTCGTCGACTTCCTGCGGCCCGACTCCACGCTTACCCACCGGGAACCGTGA
- a CDS encoding VOC family protein, with the protein MSEPQQRIPVFGNVRLGYVVIETRRFADWRRFGRDAIGMHIDETLPDAMRFRLDDQPCRFLLQRGPAEDVTALGWQVDDHDTFTEILARVTGRGVPVAEASAEQRALRGVERLVRLPGPNGLAQEIFTGGCGDKVALRMVNVGGFVTGASGIGHVALTTKHPHQMRGYFSTVFDARLSDYIDETISGVGVKIRFLRVNQRHHSIAIAAVNRLPINPIRTRVQHLNIEVADLEDLATGYRRVKELGFSIALGIGQHTNDRELSFYAKTPSGFEWEVGWNPIVVDERTWTPTTHRGISSWGHRPEGWNLIDKLAQARNGAQSLLRREDPVPALSGAGIPD; encoded by the coding sequence ATGTCTGAGCCGCAGCAGCGCATCCCGGTTTTCGGCAACGTCCGCCTCGGCTATGTCGTGATCGAAACCCGAAGGTTCGCCGACTGGCGCCGCTTCGGCCGCGACGCCATCGGCATGCACATCGACGAAACCCTGCCCGACGCCATGCGTTTCCGTCTCGACGACCAGCCGTGCCGCTTCCTGTTGCAACGCGGACCCGCCGAAGACGTCACCGCGCTGGGTTGGCAGGTCGACGATCACGACACCTTCACCGAGATCCTGGCCCGCGTCACCGGCCGCGGCGTTCCCGTCGCTGAAGCAAGCGCCGAACAGCGGGCGTTACGTGGCGTCGAACGGCTCGTCCGCTTGCCGGGCCCGAACGGTCTCGCACAGGAGATCTTCACCGGGGGCTGCGGGGACAAGGTTGCGTTGCGCATGGTCAATGTCGGCGGGTTCGTCACCGGCGCATCGGGGATCGGACACGTAGCCCTCACCACCAAGCACCCCCACCAGATGCGCGGCTACTTCAGCACCGTGTTCGATGCACGACTGTCGGACTATATCGATGAGACCATCAGCGGTGTGGGGGTCAAGATCCGATTCCTGCGAGTCAACCAACGCCACCATTCGATCGCGATCGCCGCGGTGAACCGGTTGCCAATCAACCCGATCCGAACCCGCGTCCAACATCTCAACATCGAAGTCGCCGACCTCGAGGACTTGGCCACCGGCTACCGACGGGTCAAGGAGCTGGGCTTCTCGATTGCGCTGGGTATCGGCCAACACACGAATGATCGGGAGTTGTCTTTCTATGCCAAGACACCGTCCGGTTTCGAGTGGGAGGTGGGGTGGAATCCGATCGTCGTCGATGAACGCACCTGGACGCCGACCACCCACCGGGGGATCAGCAGCTGGGGCCATCGTCCCGAAGGCTGGAACCTGATCGACAAACTCGCCCAGGCCAGGAACGGCGCCCAGTCGCTGCTACGCCGGGAGGATCCGGTCCCCGCCCTTTCCGGCGCCGGTATCCCGGACTAA
- a CDS encoding DUF6319 family protein → MTAPAFAVAAPATAPDDFPVHPTPQPGPAPEPAPADPQPKASGRKGAGKKAKTFELTLAVTGTADGEWRGEIKQGSTYLVRNLAISAAAVSRAAKELHEEIFGPIESLMNEARSQQAARVAALEAELEAARKALADLD, encoded by the coding sequence ATGACCGCACCCGCATTCGCCGTAGCTGCGCCGGCCACCGCCCCCGACGACTTCCCGGTGCACCCGACGCCGCAGCCGGGGCCCGCCCCCGAACCCGCACCCGCCGACCCTCAGCCCAAAGCCTCGGGCAGAAAGGGTGCCGGCAAGAAGGCCAAGACGTTCGAGTTGACCCTGGCCGTCACCGGCACCGCCGACGGCGAATGGCGCGGCGAGATCAAGCAGGGCAGCACCTATCTGGTGCGCAACCTCGCCATCTCGGCCGCTGCGGTGTCGCGCGCCGCCAAGGAACTGCACGAGGAGATCTTCGGGCCCATCGAATCGCTGATGAACGAGGCCCGGTCGCAGCAGGCGGCCCGGGTGGCGGCACTGGAAGCCGAGCTCGAGGCTGCCCGCAAAGCGCTGGCCGACTTGGACTGA